The Paraburkholderia acidisoli genome contains a region encoding:
- a CDS encoding YicC/YloC family endoribonuclease: MIYSMTGYASATRELAAASGTGGASVSVELRTVNSRFLDLNFRMPEDVRVIEPTLREMLMTKLSRGKVDIRINIQRSEQAANAGALNRDALEQLAVLERAVLEAFPESGRLRTGEILRWPGVIAESGVAAEVLRDAVLGCGKQAIADLIDVRAREGAQLATMLLANVTEMEAIVARITPLVPELIARHQQKIVERLQEALGIAAPNSEASGTIGSVSRDEVAERIRQEVTMYGIRIDIAEELSRLTAHLNETRHVIEKGGRVGKRLDFMMQELNREANTLGSKAAAKELADASMTLKLLIEQMREQVQNLE, translated from the coding sequence GTGAATTCGCGCTTTCTCGACCTGAACTTTCGCATGCCCGAAGACGTGCGCGTGATCGAGCCCACGCTGCGCGAGATGCTGATGACGAAGCTCTCGCGCGGCAAGGTCGACATCCGCATCAACATCCAGCGCAGCGAGCAGGCGGCCAACGCGGGCGCGCTCAACCGCGACGCGCTCGAGCAGCTCGCCGTGCTGGAGCGCGCCGTGCTCGAAGCGTTCCCCGAGTCGGGGCGCCTGCGCACCGGCGAGATCCTGCGCTGGCCCGGCGTGATCGCCGAGAGCGGCGTGGCGGCCGAGGTGCTGCGCGACGCGGTGCTCGGTTGCGGCAAGCAGGCCATTGCCGACCTCATCGACGTGCGCGCGCGCGAAGGCGCGCAACTCGCGACCATGCTGCTCGCGAACGTCACGGAGATGGAAGCGATCGTCGCGCGCATCACGCCGCTCGTGCCGGAACTCATCGCGCGGCATCAGCAGAAGATCGTGGAGCGTTTGCAGGAAGCGCTCGGCATCGCCGCGCCGAACAGCGAGGCGAGCGGCACCATCGGCAGCGTGTCGCGCGACGAAGTGGCCGAACGCATTCGTCAGGAAGTGACGATGTACGGTATCCGCATCGACATCGCCGAAGAACTCTCGCGTCTCACCGCGCATCTGAACGAAACGCGTCACGTGATCGAGAAGGGCGGCCGCGTCGGCAAGCGTCTCGACTTCATGATGCAGGAACTGAATCGCGAAGCGAACACGCTCGGTTCGAAGGCGGCCGCGAAGGAACTCGCCGACGCCTCGATGACGCTCAAGCTGCTCATCGAGCAGATGCGCGAGCAGGTACAGAATCTGGAATAA